A window of Campylobacter lari subsp. lari contains these coding sequences:
- the flhB gene encoding flagellar biosynthesis protein FlhB, with product MAADDQEKTEEPTSKKIEDARKEGNVPKSQDASAVAVLIVAVVVVLFTLPFMGERISGLYRFYQSFIGIELDLKILQKIIIKTMIEMFIMVLPITLVIMIAGVLGNLMQFGFIFTTKPITPNFNKINPLNGLKNLFSLKKIIEALKITLKVGVVFGIAFVFLLQFMQELPRVELYTIYPQLLWLRDKAIILAAVVIIAFLLIGFLDVLIVRYQYFKNLRMSKQEIKDEYKQTEGDPLVKSRIRRLQMEAARRRMVQDVASADVVITNPTHYAVALRYDSSQEAAPKVLAKGVDFLALRIKDMAYEYNVMIYENPPLARELYKACEVNDLIPPELFKAVAEVLSFVYTSNRQKFADRLK from the coding sequence ATGGCTGCTGATGATCAAGAAAAAACAGAAGAACCCACATCCAAGAAAATAGAAGATGCGCGTAAAGAGGGTAATGTCCCAAAAAGTCAAGATGCATCGGCTGTTGCTGTATTGATTGTAGCAGTTGTTGTGGTGCTTTTTACTCTTCCTTTTATGGGAGAAAGAATTAGTGGTCTTTATAGGTTTTATCAAAGCTTTATAGGCATAGAACTTGATTTAAAAATCTTGCAAAAAATTATTATAAAAACCATGATAGAAATGTTTATTATGGTTTTACCTATTACTTTAGTGATTATGATAGCAGGTGTGCTTGGAAATTTAATGCAATTTGGCTTTATATTTACTACCAAGCCCATTACTCCAAATTTTAATAAAATTAATCCTTTAAATGGCCTTAAAAATCTTTTTTCGCTAAAAAAAATCATTGAAGCTTTAAAAATCACTCTTAAAGTTGGAGTGGTTTTTGGTATAGCATTTGTATTTTTATTACAATTTATGCAAGAATTACCAAGAGTAGAGCTTTATACGATATATCCTCAGCTTTTATGGCTTAGAGATAAGGCTATTATTCTAGCTGCTGTTGTAATCATCGCATTTTTGCTTATTGGCTTTTTAGATGTTCTTATAGTAAGGTATCAGTATTTTAAAAATTTACGCATGAGCAAACAAGAAATCAAAGATGAATACAAACAAACCGAAGGGGATCCGCTGGTTAAAAGTAGAATTCGTCGCTTGCAAATGGAAGCAGCAAGGCGTAGAATGGTGCAAGATGTCGCAAGTGCGGATGTTGTTATTACCAACCCTACCCACTATGCGGTTGCTTTGCGTTATGATAGCTCCCAAGAAGCTGCTCCAAAAGTTTTAGCCAAGGGAGTGGATTTTTTAGCTTTGCGTATTAAAGATATGGCATATGAGTACAATGTAATGATTTATGAAAATCCACCTTTAGCAAGAGAGCTTTATAAGGCTTGTGAGGTAAATGATCTTATACCGCCAGAGCTTTTTAAGGCAGTAGCAGAAGTTTTAAGCTTTGTCTATACTTCTAATAGGCAAAAATTTGCTGATAGATTAAAATAA
- a CDS encoding methyl-accepting chemotaxis protein, whose protein sequence is MINVNTNDELGAMAKAINENITKTKNALEQDAKAVEQSVETAKEIEAGNLTARITAIPANPQLIELKNVLNDMLSVLEEKVGSNMNEINRVFDSYKALDFTTEVANAKGGVEITTNVLGQEIVAMLRQSSEFANLLATQSGKLQSAVRELTDSSSSQASSLEETAAALEEITSSMQNVSHKTSEVIAQSEEIKNVTSIIGDIADQINLLALNAAIEAARAGEHGRGFAVVADEVRNLAERTQKSLGEIEANTNILVQSINEMGESIKEQTTGITQINDAVAQIDHVTQENLKIAKDSAAISENVNKIANDILEDAKKKRF, encoded by the coding sequence ATGATTAATGTTAATACAAATGATGAACTAGGTGCTATGGCAAAAGCTATCAATGAAAACATCACTAAAACTAAAAATGCTTTAGAACAAGATGCTAAAGCAGTAGAACAATCAGTTGAAACAGCTAAAGAAATAGAAGCTGGTAATTTAACAGCAAGAATAACAGCTATTCCTGCTAATCCTCAATTAATAGAATTAAAAAATGTATTAAATGATATGCTTAGTGTATTAGAAGAAAAAGTTGGTTCTAATATGAATGAAATTAACCGTGTATTTGATAGCTATAAAGCATTAGACTTTACAACAGAAGTTGCTAATGCTAAAGGTGGGGTTGAAATAACTACTAATGTATTAGGTCAAGAAATAGTAGCTATGCTAAGACAATCTTCTGAATTTGCTAATTTACTTGCAACACAAAGTGGTAAATTACAAAGTGCTGTTAGAGAATTAACAGATTCTTCATCAAGCCAAGCTTCTTCTTTGGAAGAAACAGCTGCTGCTTTAGAAGAGATTACTTCTTCTATGCAAAATGTATCTCATAAAACAAGTGAAGTAATAGCTCAAAGTGAAGAGATTAAAAATGTTACTTCTATAATAGGAGATATAGCTGATCAAATTAATCTACTTGCATTAAATGCTGCTATTGAAGCTGCAAGAGCTGGAGAGCATGGTAGAGGCTTTGCTGTTGTTGCTGATGAAGTTAGAAACCTAGCTGAAAGAACTCAAAAGTCTTTAGGTGAAATAGAAGCTAATACTAATATCTTAGTTCAATCTATTAATGAAATGGGTGAAAGTATTAAAGAACAAACTACAGGTATTACTCAAATTAATGATGCTGTAGCTCAAATTGATCATGTAACTCAAGAAAATCTTAAAATAGCTAAAGATAGTGCTGCAATATCTGAAAATGTAAATAAAATAGCCAATGATATCTTAGAGGATGCTAAGAAGAAGAGGTTTTAG
- a CDS encoding peroxiredoxin: MIVTKKAIDFTAPAVLGNNQIVEDFNLYKNIGPKGAVVFFYPKDFTFVCPSEIIAFDKRYQDFKDRGIEVIGVSCDNEFSHFAWKNMPVNQGGIGQVKFPLVADLTKQIARNFDVLFGEAVALRGSFLLDADGTIRHAVINDLPLGRNIDEMIRMVDTMLFTNEHGEVCPAGWNKGDEGMKADPKGVADYLSKNEGKL; the protein is encoded by the coding sequence ATGATAGTTACTAAAAAAGCTATTGATTTTACAGCACCAGCTGTATTAGGAAATAACCAAATAGTTGAAGATTTTAATCTTTATAAAAATATAGGACCAAAAGGTGCTGTAGTATTTTTCTATCCAAAAGACTTTACTTTTGTTTGCCCATCTGAAATCATTGCTTTTGATAAAAGATATCAAGATTTTAAAGACAGAGGCATTGAAGTAATCGGCGTATCATGCGATAATGAATTTTCTCACTTTGCATGGAAAAATATGCCAGTAAATCAAGGTGGTATAGGCCAAGTTAAATTTCCTTTAGTAGCTGATTTAACTAAACAAATTGCTAGAAATTTTGATGTTTTATTTGGAGAGGCAGTTGCTTTAAGAGGTTCTTTCTTACTTGATGCTGATGGAACAATCCGCCATGCAGTAATCAATGATTTACCACTTGGAAGAAATATTGATGAGATGATTAGAATGGTTGATACTATGTTGTTTACCAATGAACATGGTGAAGTTTGCCCAGCTGGTTGGAACAAGGGCGATGAAGGTATGAAAGCTGACCCTAAAGGTGTTGCTGATTATCTAAGTAAAAACGAAGGTAAACTATAA
- a CDS encoding DUF362 domain-containing protein → MAVKITDICIACGSCIDECPVGAIVDDANNPEGEDRYYVYADKCVECVGHNDQPACASACPTDGCIVWSDVVGGQPSRDNIGSDLRDGSTPVFA, encoded by the coding sequence ATGGCAGTTAAAATTACTGATATTTGTATAGCATGTGGTTCTTGTATAGATGAATGTCCAGTAGGCGCAATCGTAGATGATGCAAACAATCCTGAGGGCGAAGACAGATATTATGTTTATGCAGATAAATGTGTTGAGTGTGTAGGACACAATGATCAACCAGCCTGTGCAAGCGCTTGCCCAACTGATGGCTGTATTGTGTGGAGTGATGTAGTAGGTGGTCAACCAAGCCGCGACAACATCGGTAGTGATTTAAGAGACGGCTCAACTCCAGTATTTGCTTAA
- the ndk gene encoding nucleoside-diphosphate kinase has translation MEKTLSIIKPDAVKKGVIGQILTRFESNGLRIAATKKIQLSEKEAQEFYAVHKDRPFFKDLVEFMISGPVVVSVLEGKNAVLKNRELMGATNPKEAAAGTIRADFADSIDANAVHGSDSLENAKIEIEFFFSKTEIL, from the coding sequence TTGGAAAAAACACTTTCTATTATTAAACCTGATGCAGTAAAAAAAGGTGTTATTGGTCAAATTTTAACACGCTTTGAAAGCAATGGTCTAAGAATAGCAGCAACAAAAAAAATACAGCTTTCAGAAAAAGAAGCGCAAGAATTTTATGCTGTACACAAAGACAGACCTTTTTTTAAAGATTTAGTTGAATTTATGATCAGCGGTCCGGTTGTGGTTTCTGTTTTAGAAGGCAAAAATGCAGTATTAAAAAACAGAGAATTAATGGGTGCTACAAATCCAAAAGAAGCAGCTGCTGGTACTATAAGAGCTGATTTTGCAGATAGTATTGATGCAAATGCGGTTCATGGAAGTGATAGCTTAGAAAATGCAAAAATTGAAATAGAATTTTTCTTTTCAAAAACTGAAATTTTATAA
- the rpmF gene encoding 50S ribosomal protein L32 has translation MAVPKRRVSKTRAAKRRTHYKVTLPMPIKDKDGSYKMPHRVNPVTKEY, from the coding sequence ATGGCAGTACCTAAGAGAAGAGTAAGTAAAACTCGCGCAGCAAAACGCAGAACTCATTATAAAGTTACCTTACCTATGCCTATAAAAGACAAAGATGGTAGCTATAAAATGCCTCACCGCGTAAATCCGGTAACTAAGGAATATTAA